ATCTGCTTCcattctttatgctaagctaggctaactatATCCACACTTTTACTTAACACACATGAAATTCATCTCCATCTCTTTGTCCTAACGTTATTTAAATTCGCTGGAGGTGCCATGAAAGTATTTCGCACGCTCTCGAATGTCTCGGTGGAGGTTAAATGTTTTCGCGGCGTGTTGGTGAGCTGCGGCttccaaacaaacataaaaacattcgTACGACAGAATGCTGAAAAGAAGACACATTCgagcttttaaaacacatgagtgtaaaaatataaagtacctgttcatatatttatatttatattcatttatatagACTTCTATATAGAAATGAATATTCTTTGTTCGGTCTTTGTCACGATTTGAAATCCGTTCGCTTCCCAAcgtcacagagacaaaaaaataaaaacaacatctgttGAGACAaagttcttcttctcctcctttgaaAACCTCGGAGAcgagacaaacaacaacaacaacgaatAAATCACAGCGGCTCCGTCTCCCCGCCTCCTCCCATTAGTACTTTTTGTTATGcaaagggggcggggcctgCGATGGCTTATCCCACGGCTTTGTGTTTCCCGCCACAGCAGTGGCAGGCGACCCCGCAGCGGTAGCACGCCCTGAGGGGGGCGTAGCAGCACATGCAGGGCGCCAGCAGAGAGAGGCCCACCAACGCCGTCCAGCGTAGGCAGAAGCGCTCGTCGCTGGTGTCACAGGAGCACGGGTCCGAGTAATCTCCCTCCGGGTCCGACATGCAGTGATACAGCAGGCTGTCGGCGCACCACATGAAGCTGACCCGTCTGATGCAGGTCTGAATGGGGTCGGGCGCTTCCTGGCAGCGGCCCCGCCCGTTGTCCTCGTGGTTGAACATGTCCTGACAGTAAACGCAGCGCGAGCGCTCGCcgtcctccttcctcctcttccctttgGGCTGCAGGGCTCGCGGCTGCACCGTCACCACCGCCCTGCGTCCGCCGCCCAGCTCCAGGCAGCCCGATTTACCGTCACAGACCCGCTGCACGTCACAGCTGAGAGGGTACGGGTAGGTGTAGTCATGTTTAGGCGGCTCGCTCTTGGCGAAGTGTACATAAGCGTCCAGGTTGTCGGGCTGCGTGAGTTTGTCTCGCGTAGAGTTGGCGTGGCGGTAATCCTCGTAGCCGGTGAGCCACGTCCGCTCTCGAGGATTGATGCGAacgatctcctcctcctccagctggaaGCTGACGTGACGAGGGAACATGTGCACCGCCTGCAGAGGAGACGGAAACAGACTTAAACACTTTGATCTCAGGAGACATGAGGTCAGCAGAGAAGAGGGAACAGCTGCTTTAACTTGCAAAGCCTTCTGGGTAATGAAAACGTTATGGTTATCGGATTCAAGCGggtgaaagataaaaaaaaaaccatcatgCTTCTTCATCatgaaacagtaaaaacatgtttctgtcagttGAGGATTTCAAAGGGGAAACTTTTCTtccttctgctgcagctgtttgtgttgctgctctgtttgtcccttctccccctCCGTAGCTCTTCAGGTAAACTTGATGGTAAACCAGGTGCAGCTTGATGCTTAAAAACCTCACACATATCGTATACAGAGAGCGGCCTCTCTGAGTTAGATCTGCAGTTTAGCACCTCTCTGATTTCCTCATTGTGTCTCTGATTAATGACTCCTTCTGTATTTCTAATAATTCATCTGATAGTTTGAAGTGTTTTAGGGTCGTAACTGGGGCCTGGGATTTATTGGGAAGAGAAAAATGCGATACCAATAAATTGGCTGATAACTTTCTTAAAgctattttattgtatttataatgaagataagatggtcactcagctggaaagtaactgagcgtgtacgtgcatcaccgctcggCACTCTGCTATCGgacgatattatcggctggccgacaAATCCTCACAGATGGACTGCGATGTATATCTTAGTTTGTTA
This window of the Labrus mixtus chromosome 2, fLabMix1.1, whole genome shotgun sequence genome carries:
- the spred2a gene encoding sprouty-related, EVH1 domain-containing protein 2 produces the protein MSEDTRPDDDSYIVRVKAVVMTRDDSSGGWLAQDGCLSRVGVCRLLSAELLGRSSFLIHGERLKDRQVILECFLKKDLVYTKATPTFHHWKVDNKKCGLTFQSPSDARAFDRGVRRALEDLTEGSTTSSSTLQNEAELGDDDVFTTATDSSSNSSQKREPTMHSLAPPHFCEARRHHCILGHFYEHHHRPSEHFFLDQAVHMFPRHVSFQLEEEEIVRINPRERTWLTGYEDYRHANSTRDKLTQPDNLDAYVHFAKSEPPKHDYTYPYPLSCDVQRVCDGKSGCLELGGGRRAVVTVQPRALQPKGKRRKEDGERSRCVYCQDMFNHEDNGRGRCQEAPDPIQTCIRRVSFMWCADSLLYHCMSDPEGDYSDPCSCDTSDERFCLRWTALVGLSLLAPCMCCYAPLRACYRCGVACHCCGGKHKAVG